One Phocaeicola dorei genomic region harbors:
- a CDS encoding DUF6249 domain-containing protein: MKQLLFILALLIGTCFATHAKTIKLVPSALDSTRMDTVVISDLQDVDEDQNAAMHNISSDFGDWNSGPPTSVAIVALIICCGLPFFIVAIVLWFRYKNKQAKYKLAAEALAAGRTIPAELFNDPEEQGNAVMTKGIKNIFLGIGLGVFLWVLTEEEGLAAIGFLIFCMGLGQVLIAYTTTPHKKKKDDPFPPTRINQDENGAKSMKIENIELERNKEAKETQNIKNNIDTPHNEE; this comes from the coding sequence ATGAAACAGTTACTTTTTATTTTGGCCTTACTCATAGGGACTTGCTTCGCAACCCATGCCAAAACAATCAAATTAGTACCTTCCGCCCTTGACAGCACCCGGATGGATACAGTCGTTATAAGCGACCTGCAAGATGTAGATGAGGATCAGAATGCTGCCATGCATAACATTAGTTCGGATTTCGGTGACTGGAATAGCGGTCCTCCTACTTCGGTAGCAATTGTCGCACTCATCATCTGTTGTGGACTCCCTTTCTTTATCGTAGCTATTGTACTTTGGTTCAGGTACAAGAACAAACAAGCCAAATACAAACTGGCTGCAGAAGCTCTGGCAGCAGGACGAACCATTCCGGCCGAACTGTTCAATGACCCCGAAGAACAAGGAAATGCTGTAATGACAAAGGGGATCAAGAATATATTCTTAGGCATTGGTTTGGGAGTATTCCTTTGGGTATTGACAGAAGAAGAAGGATTGGCAGCAATCGGATTCCTTATTTTCTGTATGGGGTTGGGACAAGTATTGATAGCTTATACTACCACTCCACACAAAAAGAAAAAAGATGATCCTTTCCCTCCTACCCGAATAAACCAGGATGAAAACGGAGCCAAATCAATGAAAATTGAAAATATTGAACTGGAACGTAACAAAGAGGCCAAAGAAACACAAAACATAAAGAACAATATAGATACTCCCCACAACGAAGAATAA
- a CDS encoding methyltransferase RsmF C-terminal domain-like protein gives MKLPSEFEARTLEWMGEETYRALEAALQTEPPVSIRVNRTKWSGEVTGEPVLWASAGVYLSQRPTFTFDPLFHAGCYYVQEASSMFVEQVLRTYITGPVVMLDLCAAPGGKSTHVRSVLPVGSLLVANEVMRNRSQVLAENLIKWGNVEVVVTNNDPADFTSLTEVFDVVLADVPCSGEGMFRKDPVAVEEWSTDNVQVCWQRQRRILADIWPALKPGGLLIYSTCTYNREEDEKNVAWIADELGAEILKVPVVSEWGIIGNLAGQNFPVYRFLPHRVKGEGFFLAVLRKSAAISHAVPCICCRDDKEKITKKKRKGEKGNLSQVAPFPKEVKSWLKQAEDFRFEVRGTKVIAFPNVHLSEYDLFRQELKVVHAGVTIGELKGKDVIPDHSLAMSTQLNHDGFSCFELTYEQAIAYLRKEAITLDASVPRGYILLTYKNIPLGFAKNIGNRANNLYPQEWRIRSGYLPEELSFVC, from the coding sequence ATGAAATTACCATCAGAATTTGAAGCAAGAACCCTGGAATGGATGGGGGAAGAAACTTATCGTGCGTTGGAAGCTGCTTTACAGACAGAGCCTCCTGTCAGTATCCGTGTCAATCGTACGAAGTGGAGTGGGGAAGTTACAGGAGAACCGGTACTTTGGGCATCCGCAGGGGTCTATTTATCGCAACGACCGACTTTTACATTCGATCCGTTGTTTCATGCTGGTTGCTATTATGTGCAAGAAGCGTCTTCCATGTTTGTGGAACAGGTATTACGCACTTATATTACCGGGCCTGTGGTGATGCTCGATTTATGTGCTGCTCCCGGTGGCAAGTCTACTCATGTGCGTTCAGTTCTTCCCGTAGGTAGTTTGTTGGTGGCTAATGAGGTGATGCGTAACCGTTCTCAGGTATTGGCTGAAAATTTGATAAAGTGGGGAAATGTAGAAGTTGTGGTGACGAACAACGATCCGGCCGATTTCACTTCTTTGACAGAGGTGTTTGATGTTGTCTTGGCGGATGTGCCTTGTTCCGGTGAGGGGATGTTCCGTAAAGATCCTGTGGCTGTAGAGGAATGGAGTACGGACAATGTGCAGGTTTGTTGGCAACGTCAGCGTAGGATTTTAGCGGATATATGGCCGGCTTTGAAACCCGGTGGCCTGCTGATTTATAGTACCTGCACTTATAATAGGGAAGAAGATGAGAAAAATGTGGCTTGGATTGCTGATGAATTGGGGGCGGAGATACTGAAAGTGCCAGTGGTATCGGAATGGGGGATAATCGGAAATTTGGCGGGACAGAATTTTCCTGTTTATCGTTTTTTGCCTCATAGAGTAAAAGGAGAAGGATTTTTCTTGGCTGTATTGAGGAAGAGTGCCGCCATTTCTCATGCTGTTCCTTGCATTTGCTGTCGGGATGACAAGGAGAAAATAACGAAAAAGAAGAGGAAAGGAGAAAAAGGGAATTTGTCTCAGGTTGCTCCTTTTCCCAAAGAAGTAAAAAGTTGGTTAAAGCAGGCAGAGGATTTCCGGTTTGAGGTAAGAGGTACGAAGGTGATAGCATTCCCCAATGTTCATCTTTCGGAATATGACCTGTTCCGACAGGAATTAAAAGTTGTTCATGCGGGCGTTACTATAGGCGAGTTGAAAGGAAAAGACGTGATACCGGATCATTCGTTGGCAATGAGCACACAGCTGAATCATGATGGTTTCTCTTGTTTTGAATTGACCTATGAACAAGCTATTGCTTATTTGCGTAAAGAAGCGATCACATTGGATGCTTCTGTTCCGCGTGGCTATATACTTTTAACTTATAAAAATATTCCATTGGGATTTGCCAAGAACATTGGTAATCGGGCTAATAACCTCTATCCGCAGGAGTGGCGTATCCGAAGCGGTTATTTGCCCGAAGAACTTTCTTTTGTATGCTAA